The Streptomyces pratensis genomic interval GTCCACGTCGACGTGATCGAGCGCCACGACCCGGGTCTCCCCCGCCCCGTACGCCTTGACGACCTGCCGCGCCCGCGCAGCTACGGCCGTACGCCCTCCAGTGTCCCCGTGCCTGGGAATGGTTACAGCCGTTGTCACGGTTTTTCTCCTATGTCGGTCGATGCCCGGACGTCCCTGTGTACGTTCCGAGTCTCGGGTGCGAAGGGGGTCGAGCGCGCTGGTGCCCGGCGCAGTCTTCATGTGGGGTTTTCCCCACCCCTCCCCCTGCGGCGGGCCACATCAGCGATGTAAGAACACGTTAAGGAACGGACCCTCCATGTCTCGTCCTCCGCCGGGAGGAACGACCCCTGGGCACAACTACGTAGCTCCCCCTAGGGGTCCGCGCCTTCAGGACGAGACCTGAGTAGGGGCTCACGCTTTCGGCCGTGCGGCTCCCACGGATCCACCGGCGGTGAGACAGTGACCCCCAGGAAATAGATGCATAGGGAAGGGACCCCCTGTGGGCGGCAAGGACGGCACCGGCGGCACGGACAGCCCGGAAGCAGTGCCCGGGACGGCAGCCCCGGAGGCGGCGCGGGACACCGACCGCGGCCGCCGCCCGGTCGTCGCGGCCCTGATGCTCGGCATGGGCCTCGCCGCCATCGACGGCACCATCGTCGCGACCGCGGTCCCGCAGATCGTCGGCGACCTCGGGGGCTTCTCCGTCTTCTCCTGGCTCTTCTCCGGTTACCTGCTCGCCGTGACCGTCACCCTGCCGGTGTACGGGAAGCTCTCCGACACCTTCGGCCGCAAGCCCGTCCTGATCGCCGGCATCATCCTCTTCCTGGCCGGCTCCCTGCTCTGCGCCGCCGCCTGGAACATGGCCGCCCTCATCGCCTTCCGCGTCGTCCAGGGCCTCGGCGGCGGCGCCCTCCAGGGCACGGTGCAGACCATCGCCGCCGACCTGTACCCGCTCAGGGAACGGCCGAAGATCCAGGCGAAGCTGTCCACCGTCTGGGCCACCTCGGCCGTGGCCGGGCCGGCGGTCGGGGGGCTCCTCGCCGCCTACGCCGACTGGCGCTGGATCTTCCTGATCAACCTGCCGGTCGGCGCCGTCGCCCTCTGGCTGGTGGTCCGTCACCTCCACGAGCCCGCCCGGCCACGCCCCGCCACCCGCCCCCGTACCGACTGGGCGGGCGCCCTCGCGGTCTTCGCCACGGGCGCTCTCCTGCTGACCGCTCTCGTCCAGGGCGGCGTCGCCTGGCCCTGGCTCTCCGCCCCCTCACTGGGGCTGCTGGGGGCGAGCGCGGCACTGGCGGCCCTGACCGTCTTCATCGAGCGCCGCGCCGCCGAACCCGTGATACCCGGCTGGGTATGGCGGCGCCGCACCATCGCCTCGGTCAACCTCGCCCTCGGCGCGATGGGACTGCTCATGGTCGCGCCGACCGTCTTCCTGCCGACCTACGCCCAGTCCGTCCTGGGACTGGGCCCGATCGCCGCCGGTTTCGTCCTGTCCGTGATGACCCTGAGCTGGCCCGTCTCCGCCGCCCTGTCCGACCGGGTCTACAACCGCATCGGTTTCCGCCGCACCGCCATCATCGGCATGTCCGGTGCCCTGCTGGTCCTGCTCTGCTTCCCCCTGCTGCCCTATCCCGGTGCCGCCTGGCAGCCCGCCCTGCTCATGCTGCTGCTCGGTGCGACGCTCGGCCTCTTCCAGCTCCCGCTGATCGTCGGGGTCCAGTCGACGGTCGGCTGGACCGAGCGGGGCACGACGACCGCGTCCGTACTGTTCTGCCGTCAGGTCGGCCAGAGCCTGGGAGCCGCCCTCTTCGGCGCCGTCGCCAACGGAGTACTCGCCTCCCGGCTGGCCGACTCCCCCGTCCCGGGGCTGCCCGGCGACCTGGACGCGATCTCGCACGCCCTCGATGACCCGGGGGCTCTCTCCGCCGCCGCGACGGACCATCTGCGGAGGGCCGTCGACACCGCGGTCGACCACGTGTTCACCGGGGCCGCGGTCGCCGCCGCGCTCGCACTGCTGGTGCTCGTCCTCATGGCACCGCGCCGCTTCCCGGTACTGGACGAACACGAAAGCGCCCCCCGGGCGCCCAAGGACTAGACAACTGGCGGGTTACCCCAGGTAGTTCACCGGTACCCCTCCCCCTCCGCGATACCCGCGAGTAACGTACGCGCTCCCGAGAGCGCATCCGCGCACCTGCCTTGCAGCCCGCCACCGGGCCCGAGCCATGCAAGGAGCACTGCCATGCCGCACGACTCGCAGCCACCCCCGCATCCGCCCCGGCAGTCCCCGCACCCGCCACGCCCGGCCCCACCCCCGTACCCCGGCGACTACCTCATGCCCTGGCAGAGTTCACCGCCCCCGCCACCACCCCGCCGCCCGGCCCCCGCACGACGTCCCGCACCCGGCCACCACAGCGACCTGCGACGGCTGCGCGCCGCCTACCGCGTGCTGCGCCGCGTCTCGACCCTCACCGCACTCGGCTACTTCACCCTGTTCCTCCTGCTGTCCGGCTACGCCCCGGCCCTGATGACCCGCCCCGTGGGCGACGGCGGACTCACCACCGGCCTCCTTCTCGGCCTGTGCCAGCTCCCCGTGGCGCTCGCGGCCATCGCGGTATACGAATGGACCGCCCGCCGCACCGTCGACCCGCTCAGCGCCGGACTCCGCGAGCGGGCGGGCCACGGCACGGGGCACACCCCGGCAGCGGACCGCAGGACGGGAGCGGGCCGGTGAACGGATTCGACGAGTCCGCCCAGACGCTGTCCCTCACCGCGTTCATCGCGGTCGCCAGCGTCACCCTGCTGCTCTGCGTCATGACCGGCCCCGACCGCGACGACCTCGACGCCTTCTACACCGGCTACCGCTCGCTCTCACCCCTGCGGGGCGGCCTGGCCATCGCCGGCGACTACCTCTCCGCCGCCACGGTCCTCGGCACCACCGGAGTCATCGCCCTCACCGGCCACGACGGGCTCGTCCTCGCCCTCAGCACGACACTGTCCCTGGTCCTGCTGATGTTCCTGCTCGCCGAACCCCTACGCAACGCAGGCCGGTTCACGATGGGCGACATGCTCGCCCGCCGGGCCCCCGGCCGGGCCGCCCGCATCGCGTCCTGCGCCGTCACCATCGCCGCGCTGCTGCCGCTCATGGTCGTCCAGCTCGCCGGCAGCGGCAGTCTGCTCGCCTTCATCCTCGGCTTCGACAGCTCCGGATTCCGCACCGGATCCATCGTCGCCCTCGGCATCGTCATGATCGGCTACGCGGCCATAGGCGGCATGAAGGGCACCGCCCTGATCCAGATCATCAAGACCGTCGCGCTACTCGGCGCGGGACTCCTCGTCTCCGTACTCGTCCTCGACCGCTTCGACTGGGACACCGGCGCGCTACTCCGGGCCGCCGAGACCGGGAGCGGCGCCGGTACCGCCTACCTGCACGCCGGACTCCAGTTCGACGGCAACGACCTCGACATGATCAGCTCCGAACTGACCGTCGTACTGGGCGCCGCCTGCCTGCCCCACATCACCATGCGGATGACCGTCGTCCGCAGCGCCCGGGCGGTCCGCCGCTCCATGTCCTGGGCCGTCTGCGTGGTCGTCGGCCTCTGCCTCCTCCTCGCCGTCATCGGCTTCGGAGCCGCCGCCCTCGTCGGACACGACCGCATCACCGCCGCCGGGGCCCAGGGCAACAGCGCCATCCTCCAGGTCACCGGCGCCGTGGCGGGCGGCGGCGGGGCCGGGGCGCTCGTCGTCACCACCATGACCACCGCGATCTTCCTGACCCTGCTCGCCTCCGTCGCCGGAATGATCCTGGCCTGCGCCAACTCCCTCGCCCACGACCTCTTCGCCCACAGCCTGCGAGCCCGCAGGCCGGTGAAGAACCGCACCGAGATGGCAACCGCCCAGGGCGCCGCCGTCGGCGTAGGGGCACTCGCCGTCACCCTCGCCGTACTGGCCCGGCACTGGAACGTCCAGGCGCTGGTGACCCTGTCCTTCTGCATCGGCGCGTCCGCCATCGCCCCGGCCCTGGTCTACAGCATGTTCTGGCGCCGCTTCACCCGCACCGGCCTGCTCTGCACCCTCATCGGCGGCACCGCCTGCGTGCTCGTCCTGATCACCGGCACCAACCTGGTCTCCGGCTCCCCGGGATCCGTCTTCCCCCACCGCGACTTCAACTGGTTCCCGCTCACCACGACCGGCCTGGTCTCCATCCCCTTCGGCTTCCTGGCCGGCTGGCTGGGCACCGTGTGCGGCCGGGACACGGACACCACCGGCCAACGCCGCCGCTACGAAGCCGTCGAACCCTGGATCCTCGCGGGAGCCCCACCCGCTGGACGACGCTGACCGGCCCACGGGGCAGGGACCCTTCAGCTCCCCGCCCGCTCACACGCGACGACGGGAGCCGTTCCCGCGCGCGAGGGTGCCGCACACACGGAGAGACCGGGAACCCGGCCGCTGACCGGCGGCCCGGTCGGACAACACCGGGCCCGGAACCCGACAGCTGACCGGCAGCCCGGGAACCCGGCCGCAGACCGGGAACCCGGCCGCAGACCGGGAACCCGGCCGCTGACCGGTAGCCCGGCCGGACAACACCACGCCGGGAACCCGGCACGGCATCACTCAGCCGGGCCCACCGCCGCACGCCCCGTCAGAGCCGCCAGCGAATTACGTACATGCGCCATGTGCGCCTGCACCTCCTCACGGCCCTCCTCGTGCTCCCTCAGGACCCGCTCCGTCTCCCGCACCACACGCTCCTCCGCCATCCTGGCCCCGGACAGCAGCTCCGCCGCACGCGCCTCCGCATCCTCCTGGCCGTGCCGCGCCGCCTCCTCCACATCCGCGAGCTCCCGCCGCGCCCGCGCCAGCAGCGCCTCCCCACGGGCCGTCAGCTCCGCCTCACCCCGCGCCGCCGCGGCCTCCGCACCGGCGATCTCCGCATCCGCCGCCTTGCCCCGCTCGGCATGCTCCTGCTCCTGATGCGCCAGGACCCCCGCCGTACGCCTGGTGGTACCGGCCATCTCCGCATCCGCGGCTCCCCGCACCTCACCGGCCTCCTGGCGCGCCTCCTCCACAAGGACCCCGGCGGCACTCCCCGCCTCGGCCAGCAGCTCCTCCGCGCGGGCGTCCGCAGCAGCCCGCACAGCGGCCGCCTGCCCACGCGCCGCCTCACGGGCCTCCCGGCCCGCCTCGCCCGCCGCGTCCCGCAGCGCCTGCGCCTCCTCCAGCGCCGCACCCCGCGCCGCCTCCGCCTCGGCCTCCGCCAGAGCCAGAATCTGCTGCGCCCGCTCCCCCAGCGACTGATACGTCTGCGGCGCGAGCGAGGCCACCACCTCACCCAGCCGTTCGGACTCCGCCGTCAACTCCTCGGCCAGCGCCGTCAGCCGGGACAACCGCTCCCGAGCCCCGTCCCGCTCCGCGGACAGCGAGGCCACCATGCGGTCCACCTGCTCAGGACGGTAACCACGCCCCCGTACACCGACAAAACCGTACGCGGACACCGGTCCACCACTCATCCCTGAAGCCCTCTTTCCCGCTCTCCGACGCCCGGCCATGAAGCAATACGTCAAGGATGCGGTAATTGGCCAAGAAGTCGGAATCGATCAGCCGTATTCAGGACGGAAGCGACCCGCATCACAGGACCCCGCGCAAAAGGCGCCCGCCCCCACCAGGGAACGAGCGCCTCTCGCACACAACAGATCAGACCCGGCCGGACCGCCTCACAGCAGCCCGTCCCACATCTGCTCCAGCAGAACCGACCACCAGCCCTCCGGCGACGCCAGCGCCGCAGGATCGATCGCCACGAGCTGCGCCTGGAAGTCGACCGTCCAACGGCCCGCCTGCTCCGGGTTCAGCCCGAATCGCAGCCGCCACATCCGGCCCAGCAACGCCATCGACCGCACGAACTCCGGCAGCCCCGTGTTCACGAACTGCGGCGGCACCGGCGCACCACCCGGCCCCGCCTCCACCGGCACGGCCACGATGTTCGCAGTCCCGTACTGCACACAGATCGCCCGGCCGAAGTCCGACCCCATCACCAGGTACGAACCCGCGTCCGACGCCGGCTGCACCTGACGCTGCGCCGCGAGCTCCGCCAGCGTCGGCACCACCGGATGACCCGGCTGCGCCCAGAAGAACGGCCCGAAATCGGCGGGCAGCCCCGCCCACACCAGGGTCCGCGCCACCACCTCGGGCACACCCTGACGGGACACCGCACGCTGATCGAAGCGCAGCACACCAGGACCGAACGCCCCGTGAAGCTCCTCCGCCAACGCCTCCGGAGGCACCGCGGCGGCAGGCGGCATCTGCGGCAACGGCGCCCGCACCGGAGCCGGCCGTGCCGGACCGTCGGCCACCTGGTGCAGCTCACCCTGGTGCGTCAGCAGATGCTGCATCCCCTGCTGCCGGCTCGCGTGATCCGTCCCGTACGGCGCCACACTCGTGATCCGGACCTGCGGCCAGGTCTCACGGATCATCCGCGCGCAGTAACCACCCGGCAGCTCGCACGACTCCAGCTCCGTATGCAGCTCGATGACCTGCTGCGGCGGCACGTTCATCGCACGCAGCTCATGCAGCATCTGCCACTCCGGATGCGGAGTACCCGGCGCCGAACGCCGGATCAGCTGCTGCTCGCTGCCGTCGGCCGCACGGAAACGCAGCACGGCCTGATAACCCGGGCCGACCGTCGGCAGGCCCGTCGGCTGCTGCGGATAGCCGTACGCCCCAGGGGGCGGCGGGGTGTGCGGACCCTGCCCCGGCATCCCCGGCATCCCGGGAGGACCGGGAGGACCGGGCGGCTGCGGCGCCCCCGGGCCGACCTGCCCAGGACCCGCAAGCATCGTCGCGGCATGGTGCACCCCGCCCCCCGGAGGAGGCGTCGCACCCGGCGGCGGGCCGGGCGGCCCGGGAGGCGGCGTCGAACCCGGCGGAGGCGGCGGCATCACGCCCGGAGCACCCGGAGCACCAGGGGGGCCGGGAGGAGCCGGAGGCCCGGGCGGGCCCGGAGGACGCGGCGCGTTCGGGCCCCCGATGCTCGCATCGGCGAACATCGTCGCGGCGTGATGCATCCCGCCACCCGGAGGCGGCGTGGCACCAGGAGGCCCGGGAGGCCCAGGAGGCGCGGGCGGCTGAGCACCCGGCGGCGGAGTCGCCCCCGGAGCCGGCGCACCCGGAGGGCCGAGCTGCGACACCAGCTGCGTCGGCACATAGCCACCTGCCGGCGCACCCGGCGCACCCGGCCCCGAAGGCGGCGGAGTCGCCCCCGGCGGCACACCCGGCGCACCGGGCGGCGGCGGAGTCGTCGGCCCCGACCCCCGCGCACCCCTCGGCGGCACGACCGCCTTGCTCGTCGCCGCGTCCGCGATGTCCTCCGCGCCCCGGCCCGGAGCGACGGGAGCCGCAGGGGCAGCCGGAGCCCCGGCAACACGGGCAGGAGGCGGCGGAGCCTGCGGGTCCAGCCCCGGCACGACCGCGGTCGGCGGCAGCTGACTGCCACCCGACATCAGCGCGGTAGGCGCCTCCGCCGGGACGACCGGCGGCGGGGTCCCGTCATCGTCCGACCCCGACAGCGGCGGCGCGAAAACCGTCGCGGGCAGGGGCACCCCGCCCTCGTCAGCACTCGCGTTCGTATCGGTACCAGCCCAGGGGGTACCCCCGGCCGGCACCCCGTCGTTCGCCGTCGGCTCATGGTCCGCCTGCCCACCGGCAGCCGGCCACGCCGCCCCCGAACCGGCAAGACCCGGCGCGGGAACGGAAGGAAGAGAGGGAGAAGGAGAGACCGGAACGGACGACGGCGCGGGAGTCGGAAGAGAAGACGACGACGGCGCAGGAGTCGGTACGGAGGACGACGACGGCGCAGGAGCAGAAGACGGCTCGTCCGCCTCCGGGCGCCGGTCCGGAATCCCCAGCTTGTCCGCCGCCTCCTGAAGCCACTCCGGCGGAGTCAGCAGGAACGACGTCTGGTTCAGATCGATGCGCCGCGCCGGCTCCGGAGCCGCCCGCACCTCCGCGGACGCCCCGTAATCCTCCTCGTACCGCCGTATCACCTCACCCACCGGCAGCCCCGGCCACAACGTGGCCTCACCACTGTCCCGGGCGATCACCAGCCGCTGACGGCCCCCGTCCGAAACAGGGCCCTCCGCACGGTCCTCGGCCCACACCACGAAACCCAGCTCGAACTCACGGACCCGGACCTCACGGTGCTGATACGCGGGCACGTCACCGTTGACCCACTCGTCCGCCCGCTCCTGCGCCTGCGCGAAGGTCACCACCGCGCTCACCCCTCCACCGGGACGGCCCGCGCGAAGCCACCGTCCACCATCAGGTTCGCCACCGTCTCCAGCTCCGGCGGATTGCCGGCGAGACGCTGGAGGAAAGCATCGAAATCCTCACCGCACGGCAGCAGAAGCCGGTCCACCCGCTCCTGCACACCCCAGCCGTCCTGATCCCGCGCGTCGTCGTAGGCGCAGAACCAGACCGACCCCAGACCACCACCGCGCACCTTCACCGCCAGGATGCCGCCCTGGACGAAAGCCACGCCCAGAAAATCCTTCGTGAAGTGATCCCGCAGACACTTGTTGACGTACACCAGGTCATTCACAGCCGCTTCCTCACGCACCGTGAAGAACGGCTGGTCCACCAGCAGACCGAGCTCCGCGTCCAGCGCCGCGCCCACCGGAGCCGAACCACCGGCCGCCTTGAGGAACGACCGGTACGCACCCGGAAGCCGATACCCCAGATCCTCCTCGACACCCAGGATCTGCTGCTCACCCACAGCCACAGACCCCTTGGGCAGCCGGAAATGAGCGGGGCGGGTCTCCTGGAGCGGCCGCGTCCCCCGACGGTTCTGATCCACCGAAGCAGTCGCCAGACCGCCGTGATGACGCAACAACGCCTTCACCTCGACCGGGACCAACTCCATCCGCCGGCCACCCGCCACGTGGTGCCACGTCCAGCCGTGCGGAGTCGCCACCGCGGGAATCGTGTCCCACAGCTCATGCCCACTCGCCGCCAGCGCCGCGTTCGCCGACACGTAATCCGTCAGCCGCAACTCGTCGACACCGAAACCAGGAGGAGGATCGGCGATCTCCGCAGCCGCACGCGCGTACGGCGAAAGCACCGGATAGCCGTTGCCGTCCACGCGCACACCCCTGGGATGGCGGGACGCCCGGACAGGATCCGGGAAATGCACGACCTGCCCGGCATAGGCCGCATTCGGTGGCGCGGCTTGCTGCCCGAGCCGACCTGTCGTCATGGCGGTTGCCCCCTGCTGCGTCCGGTGTTCCGCACAGCCTATGCGGTGACGCAACAAGGCCCCCCTCCCCCGCACCCCTCTCACCGAACGTCACCGCGGGGTGACGGACACGCGACAACGGGGCCACCGAGCCGCGACACGCAGACACGTTTCACCGCCCCAGCTTCCCCACCACCCTGCATATTTGGCAGGCTGTCCCCGCAACTCGGGGGATTGCAGGGAGGGACACCAGCACCATGCACACAGCACAAGCAGTCACATCCGGAGATCCGCGACTCAGTTGGAGCAGCACCGAGCCCAGCCGCGCACCCCACCTCCACCACCGCCGCGACGGCATCCTGCCGGCGGTGGCCGCAGCCCTGTCCGTACGCGGAGAGACGCTCACCTGCACCGCGGGCAAGGGCGACCAGCCACCGGTCCTCCACCCGCTCGTACAGGACTTCCTCGACACCCTCACCAGCAACCAGCGCGAACGCTTCACCGGACGCTGCCCCGAAGCCATACTCCTGTCACGACAGCTCACCGCGGCCGACGACAGCCGGTCCAAACGAGCCCAGCGCAAGCCCCTCACCAGCAGTGAAGCCCGCCGGGCACTCAAGCACGCCCGGATCACCGCACGCCGCATCCGCGAGGACGGCGACCCCCTCCACGGCAGCTACGCACCCCCCTGCCGTTCCTGCACGGCGATGCTCGCCCACTTCGGCGTACGCCCCGTCGACCTCACCACGGGCACGGCGACCACCGCCGAGAAGGGCTGAGCACACCACCATGCACGACCGGAACGACAGACCAGGCCAACAGAGCCGCACCTCCACCACCCGCTTCCCCGTCGCCGTCGACGCCGCACTCCGCGACGCCGGATGGCAGCCCGGCCGCTGGGACATCCGCCAGGCCGAGGAATGGGCCGACGCCCTCCGCTCCCACGCCTCCCCCGCCGGACACCAGCACGCCGTCTTCCCCGCGGCGGTCGAAGCCTGGGCCGAATTCGGCGGACTCCGCCTCAATCCGTCCGCACCCGGCCGGCAGATCGCCACCACCACCGTGCGCATCGACCCGCTCAGCGGACTCCACCTGGCACGCACGCTCGGCGACCTCGGACGCGCACTCGAAACCGAGGTCGCCCCCCTCGGCGAAGAGGGCGACGGACAAGCGGTCCTCGCCATCGACAACGAAGGACGCGTCTACTCCATCGACCACACCGGCGACTGGTACCTCGGCTCCGACATCGACCGCGCCCTGGAAACCCTCATGACCGGCGTCCAGCCCGCCCGCCTCACCTCAGGCTGAGCCCCCCCCTCACGCCCCCCTCACGCCCCCGGCGTCCACCCCGCACGCACCACCCCGGGCTGAGCCCCTCACGCATCCCCGGCGTCCGGCAGCACCGCCGACACCCGGAAACCCCCCGCGTCCGTCGGCCCCGACACAAAAACGCCCCCGAGCCCCAGCACCCGCTCCCGCATCCCCACCAGACCGTTGCCACCGCTCGGCAGCCCCGCGTCCGCCGTCACACCGTCCGTAGGACCGTTCTCCACCTGCATCGCCACCTCCGCCCCCCGATGCGCGAGCCGCACCCACGTCTTCGCACCCGCCGCATGCTTGTGCACGTTCGTCAACGCCTCCTGCACCACCCGGTACGCCGTCTGCTCCACCTCCGGCGCATACGGACGCGGCTCCCCCTGCACCGACAGCTCCACCGTCATCCCCGCCTCACGGGACTGCGCCACCAGCGCCTCCACCTCGCGCAGCCGAGGCCCGTCCTCCACCACCGTCACCACAGCCGCGGCCGCCACCCGCCCCACCGAAGCCAGCGGCACCTGCCCGGCCCGGGGAGCCACCAGCGCATCCCCGCTCCGCAGAACGCCCAGCATCTCCCTGAGCTCCGTCAACGCCTGCCGTCCCATGTCCCCCACCAGCGCGGCGTTGCGCACCGCCTTCGCGGGATCCTTCGGAGCCACCGCCTGCAACGCCGCCGCGTGCACCACCATCAGGCTCACCCGGTGCGCCACCACGTCATGCATCTCCCGGGCGATCCGAGTCCGCTCCTCCGTACGCGCCCACTCGGCCCGCTCCTCCGCCCGGTCAGCCAGCAGCGACAGCTCCCGCTCCAGCGAGTCCGCGCGCTCCCTCAAGCTCTCCATCAGCCTGCGCCGCGCCCCGATGTACAGACCGAACAGCACCGAGGGCGCCGTCAGCCCCAGCGACATGAAGAGGGACACCCCTGGGACGTACCAGACACCCGGCCCGAATTCCGCGTCGGCGTCCACGCTCTGCCGCAGCCGCACGTACGACACGATGAACGTGCCGACGAGCGTCATCCCCGTCAGGACCACCGTGATCCTGCGCGGCACCTCGGATGCCGCCAGGGTGTACAGCCCGACGATCCCCATCAGATAGCCCATCTCGGCGGGCGTCGTCGCTATCGACACCAGCACCACGGCGATCGGCCAGCGCCTGCGCAGCACCAGCACCGACCCCGCCAGCAGCCCGAAGAGCACCCCGAACGGCACCGGCAGCCCGGTGTCCCCGGCGAACGCCACCCCCTCCAGCGCACACTCCAGCGCCGAAAGCAGCGCCACCCCCACGTCCAGGGCGGCACTGCGCCGCCGCTCCCACCACCAGTAGCCGCGGGTGGTCGGACCCGCCGCTTCCAGGTCTGCCCCCGTTGCGGTCATGGCATCCAGCCTACGGGCGGACGCATCCCAATTTCCGGAGACTCCATCAGCACGGAAAGCAACCGGTCACGCCGTAAACGCAGGTAATCGCACGATCCGGTGAACCGAGCACCCTTTCGACCCGGACGTCCGCATTCCGGACGACGCTGTCCGTATGACACATGCCGACGGCAAGTACGCGGACTTCGAGGGGCTGCGCGAGAAGGCGATCGCGCTACGACGGGAAGGCCTCAGCCGCCGCCAGATCCGGGACCGGCTGAAGGTGTTCAACAACGACATCCTCGACCGCATGCTGAGAGGAGAGCCCGCCCCGGAGTGGACGAAGCGCCCACGAGCGAAGGACGACCTGCGGAACAGGGCCCGCGAGCTGCGTCTCCAGGGCATGACCTACGACCGGATCCAGATGGAGCTCGGCTGCTCGAAGAGCTCGATCTCGCTCTGGGTACGGGACCTGCCGAGGCCTGCTCCCCGGACAAGAGAGGAAGCCTCGGCGATCGCCAAGCGGGGCTGGGAGGTCATCCTTCGACAACGGGAGCAGGAGCGCCAAGAGGTGAAGCGCTCCGCCCGGCGTGAGATCGGCCCCCTGACCGAGCGCGAGCTGTTCCTGTTAGGCGTAGGGCTGTACTGGGCCGAGGGAACCAAGGACAAGCCC includes:
- a CDS encoding MFS transporter, translated to MGGKDGTGGTDSPEAVPGTAAPEAARDTDRGRRPVVAALMLGMGLAAIDGTIVATAVPQIVGDLGGFSVFSWLFSGYLLAVTVTLPVYGKLSDTFGRKPVLIAGIILFLAGSLLCAAAWNMAALIAFRVVQGLGGGALQGTVQTIAADLYPLRERPKIQAKLSTVWATSAVAGPAVGGLLAAYADWRWIFLINLPVGAVALWLVVRHLHEPARPRPATRPRTDWAGALAVFATGALLLTALVQGGVAWPWLSAPSLGLLGASAALAALTVFIERRAAEPVIPGWVWRRRTIASVNLALGAMGLLMVAPTVFLPTYAQSVLGLGPIAAGFVLSVMTLSWPVSAALSDRVYNRIGFRRTAIIGMSGALLVLLCFPLLPYPGAAWQPALLMLLLGATLGLFQLPLIVGVQSTVGWTERGTTTASVLFCRQVGQSLGAALFGAVANGVLASRLADSPVPGLPGDLDAISHALDDPGALSAAATDHLRRAVDTAVDHVFTGAAVAAALALLVLVLMAPRRFPVLDEHESAPRAPKD
- a CDS encoding SMI1/KNR4 family protein translates to MTTGRLGQQAAPPNAAYAGQVVHFPDPVRASRHPRGVRVDGNGYPVLSPYARAAAEIADPPPGFGVDELRLTDYVSANAALAASGHELWDTIPAVATPHGWTWHHVAGGRRMELVPVEVKALLRHHGGLATASVDQNRRGTRPLQETRPAHFRLPKGSVAVGEQQILGVEEDLGYRLPGAYRSFLKAAGGSAPVGAALDAELGLLVDQPFFTVREEAAVNDLVYVNKCLRDHFTKDFLGVAFVQGGILAVKVRGGGLGSVWFCAYDDARDQDGWGVQERVDRLLLPCGEDFDAFLQRLAGNPPELETVANLMVDGGFARAVPVEG
- a CDS encoding SUKH-3 domain-containing protein, producing the protein MHDRNDRPGQQSRTSTTRFPVAVDAALRDAGWQPGRWDIRQAEEWADALRSHASPAGHQHAVFPAAVEAWAEFGGLRLNPSAPGRQIATTTVRIDPLSGLHLARTLGDLGRALETEVAPLGEEGDGQAVLAIDNEGRVYSIDHTGDWYLGSDIDRALETLMTGVQPARLTSG
- a CDS encoding cellulose-binding protein, producing MSGGPVSAYGFVGVRGRGYRPEQVDRMVASLSAERDGARERLSRLTALAEELTAESERLGEVVASLAPQTYQSLGERAQQILALAEAEAEAARGAALEEAQALRDAAGEAGREAREAARGQAAAVRAAADARAEELLAEAGSAAGVLVEEARQEAGEVRGAADAEMAGTTRRTAGVLAHQEQEHAERGKAADAEIAGAEAAAARGEAELTARGEALLARARRELADVEEAARHGQEDAEARAAELLSGARMAEERVVRETERVLREHEEGREEVQAHMAHVRNSLAALTGRAAVGPAE
- a CDS encoding DUF485 domain-containing protein; the encoded protein is MPHDSQPPPHPPRQSPHPPRPAPPPYPGDYLMPWQSSPPPPPPRRPAPARRPAPGHHSDLRRLRAAYRVLRRVSTLTALGYFTLFLLLSGYAPALMTRPVGDGGLTTGLLLGLCQLPVALAAIAVYEWTARRTVDPLSAGLRERAGHGTGHTPAADRRTGAGR
- a CDS encoding cation acetate symporter, with the protein product MNGFDESAQTLSLTAFIAVASVTLLLCVMTGPDRDDLDAFYTGYRSLSPLRGGLAIAGDYLSAATVLGTTGVIALTGHDGLVLALSTTLSLVLLMFLLAEPLRNAGRFTMGDMLARRAPGRAARIASCAVTIAALLPLMVVQLAGSGSLLAFILGFDSSGFRTGSIVALGIVMIGYAAIGGMKGTALIQIIKTVALLGAGLLVSVLVLDRFDWDTGALLRAAETGSGAGTAYLHAGLQFDGNDLDMISSELTVVLGAACLPHITMRMTVVRSARAVRRSMSWAVCVVVGLCLLLAVIGFGAAALVGHDRITAAGAQGNSAILQVTGAVAGGGGAGALVVTTMTTAIFLTLLASVAGMILACANSLAHDLFAHSLRARRPVKNRTEMATAQGAAVGVGALAVTLAVLARHWNVQALVTLSFCIGASAIAPALVYSMFWRRFTRTGLLCTLIGGTACVLVLITGTNLVSGSPGSVFPHRDFNWFPLTTTGLVSIPFGFLAGWLGTVCGRDTDTTGQRRRYEAVEPWILAGAPPAGRR
- a CDS encoding SUKH-4 family immunity protein, yielding MVTFAQAQERADEWVNGDVPAYQHREVRVREFELGFVVWAEDRAEGPVSDGGRQRLVIARDSGEATLWPGLPVGEVIRRYEEDYGASAEVRAAPEPARRIDLNQTSFLLTPPEWLQEAADKLGIPDRRPEADEPSSAPAPSSSSVPTPAPSSSSLPTPAPSSVPVSPSPSLPSVPAPGLAGSGAAWPAAGGQADHEPTANDGVPAGGTPWAGTDTNASADEGGVPLPATVFAPPLSGSDDDGTPPPVVPAEAPTALMSGGSQLPPTAVVPGLDPQAPPPPARVAGAPAAPAAPVAPGRGAEDIADAATSKAVVPPRGARGSGPTTPPPPGAPGVPPGATPPPSGPGAPGAPAGGYVPTQLVSQLGPPGAPAPGATPPPGAQPPAPPGPPGPPGATPPPGGGMHHAATMFADASIGGPNAPRPPGPPGPPAPPGPPGAPGAPGVMPPPPPGSTPPPGPPGPPPGATPPPGGGVHHAATMLAGPGQVGPGAPQPPGPPGPPGMPGMPGQGPHTPPPPGAYGYPQQPTGLPTVGPGYQAVLRFRAADGSEQQLIRRSAPGTPHPEWQMLHELRAMNVPPQQVIELHTELESCELPGGYCARMIRETWPQVRITSVAPYGTDHASRQQGMQHLLTHQGELHQVADGPARPAPVRAPLPQMPPAAAVPPEALAEELHGAFGPGVLRFDQRAVSRQGVPEVVARTLVWAGLPADFGPFFWAQPGHPVVPTLAELAAQRQVQPASDAGSYLVMGSDFGRAICVQYGTANIVAVPVEAGPGGAPVPPQFVNTGLPEFVRSMALLGRMWRLRFGLNPEQAGRWTVDFQAQLVAIDPAALASPEGWWSVLLEQMWDGLL
- a CDS encoding YwqJ-related putative deaminase; amino-acid sequence: MHTAQAVTSGDPRLSWSSTEPSRAPHLHHRRDGILPAVAAALSVRGETLTCTAGKGDQPPVLHPLVQDFLDTLTSNQRERFTGRCPEAILLSRQLTAADDSRSKRAQRKPLTSSEARRALKHARITARRIREDGDPLHGSYAPPCRSCTAMLAHFGVRPVDLTTGTATTAEKG